One Brassica napus cultivar Da-Ae chromosome C4, Da-Ae, whole genome shotgun sequence genomic region harbors:
- the LOC106391044 gene encoding tRNA(His) guanylyltransferase 1-like, with product MANSKYEYVKSFELEDEVMLPNLILVRIDGRDFSRFSQVHEFEKPNDEAALNLMNSCSFAVLEEYPDIIFAYGYSDEYSFVFKKTSRFYQRRASKILSLVASFFASAYVTKWKEFFPQRKLEYSPSFTSKVVSCASPEVLQAYLAWRQQDCHANNQYETCFWMLVKSGKTISEAQEVLKDTQKQQKNELLFQKFGINYKTLPELFRQGSCLFKKKVEETVKHDENGNPVKRLRRKAVLVHSENIAGRSFWNEHPSLYNDIGHFTKDIGRVEPDFVRSFRFESKLLPLTWVVVRIDGSHFHRFSDVHEFEKPNDEQALKLMNSCAVAVLEEFEDIHFAYGVSDEYSFVLKRESELYKSHSSKIISAIASLFTSTYVIRWGDFFPHKELKYPPSFDGRAVCYPTYKILLDYLAWRQVDCHINNQYNTCFWMLVKSGKTKTQSQDYLKGTQTREKNELLSSQFGIEYNTLPLIFRMGSSVFRSKEAVAVKNGVVVSGKKPKPKPKREGEVVVDHCNIIERGFWEEHPHILSYS from the exons atggcGAATAGCAAGTACGAGTATGTCAAGTCATTCGAATTGGAAGATGAAGTTATGCTTCCTAATTTGATCCTTGTTCGGATCGATGGTCGTGATTTTTCTAG GTTTTCCCAAGTTCATGAGTTTGAGAAGCCTAATGATGAAGCTGCTCTCAATCTTATGAACTCATGTTCATTTGCGGTTCTGGAAGAGTATCCTGATATCATCTTTGCTTATGGATACAGTGATGAATACAG CTTTGTGTTCAAGAAAACGTCAAGATTCTACCAGAGACGAGCCAG TAAGATTTTGTCGTTGGTAGCTTCCTTCTTTGCTTCAGCGTATGTAACAAAATGGAAAGAGTTCTTTCCCCAAAGAAAATTGGAATATTCTCCTTCTTTCACCTCAAAAGTTGTAAGTTGCGCATCGCCAGAGGTCCTTCAAGCTTATCTTGCGTGGAGACAACAGGACT GCCACGCCAATAATCAGTATGAAACCTGTTTTTGGATGTTAGTTAAAAGTGGAAAGACCATAAGCGAAGCACAAGAGGTTCTTAAG GATACACAAAAGCAGCAGAAAAATGAGCTTCTCTTTCAGAAGTTTGGTATCAATTACAAAACGCTTCCTGAATTGTTTCGACAAGGATCATGTCTCTTCAAGAAAAAg GTGGAAGAAACTGTAAAGCATGATGAGAATGGCAATCCTGTAAAAAGATTGAGGAGAAAGGCGGTTCTTGTACACTCAGAGAATATTGCTGGAAGAAGCTTTTGGAATGAGCACCCCTCCTTATATAATGATATTGGTCACTTCACTAAAGATATTGGCAGAGTTGAACCAGATTTTGTTAGGTCGTTTCGGTTTGAGAGCAAATTGTTACCTTTAACTTGGGTCGTTGTTAGGATTGACGGCTCTCACTTTCacag GTTTTCTGACGTTCATGAGTTTGAGAAGCCAAATGATGAGCAAGCTCTGAAACTTATGAATTCATGTGCAGTGGCTGTTCTCGAGGAGTTTGAGGATATTCACTTTGCCTATGGTGTGAGTGATGAGTACAG CTTTGTTTTGAAGAGAGAATCTGAGCTCTACAAAAGTCACTCCAG TAAGATAATATCTGCAATCGCATCCTTGTTTACATCCACATATGTGATAAGATGGGGAGATTTCTTCCCTCATAAAGAACTAAAGTACCCTCCATCGTTTGATGGACGAGCAGTATGCTATCCAACATACAAGATTCTTTTGGATTATCTGGCTTGGAGACAAGTTGACT GCCATATTAATAATCAGTATAATACATGTTTCTGGATGCTTGTTAAGTCTGGAAAGACCAAAACTCAATCCCAAGATTACTTAAAG GGAACCCAAACACGAGAAAAGAACGAGCTGCTTAGCAGTCAATTTGGAATCGAGTACAATACATTGCCTCTAATCTTTCGAATGGGTTCATCGGTCTTCCGCTCAAAG GAAGCTGTTGCAGTCAAGAATGGAGTAGTAGTTTCAGGGAAGAAACCGAAACCGAAACCGAAACGGGAAGGAGAAGTGGTGGTAGATCATTGCAACATCATTGAACGCGGTTTCTGGGAAGAACATCCACACATCCTTAGCTATTCATGA
- the LOC106393301 gene encoding uncharacterized protein LOC106393301 produces the protein MSSSSSDELEERLEEAFDGIFQIIHDDIVAGRRKKKGQRTYIERNREEGHIRLWNDYFSEEPTFPRHLFRRRFRMNKDLFMRIVYRLSEEFRFFQQRRDAIGRDDNFTEGIIRLFGDEYLRRPTPEDLQRLLDIREKRGFPGMVGSIDCTLNDLNVLDQSPVFDDILEGRAPRVRYVVNGHQYDLAYYLTDGIYPKWSTFIQSISLPQGGKAELFSKVQESTRKDVERAFGVLQARFAIVKNSALLWDKAKIGQIMRACIILHNMMVEDERDGYTQYNTT, from the exons atgtcatcatcatcatcagatgaACTCGAAGAAAGATTAGAAGAAGCTTTCGACGGTATATTTCAAATTATACACGACGACATAGTCGCCggcagaagaaagaagaaagggCAACGTACTTACATAGAACGCAACCGTGAAGAAGGACACATCCGTTTATGGAATGACTACTTTAGCGAAGAACCGACATTTCCGAGACATTTATTCAGGCGTCGTTTCCGCATGAACAAGGACTTATTCATGCGTATAGTCTATCGTCTCTCAGAGGAGTTTCGATTCTTTCAACAGAGAAGAGATGCAATCGGGAGGGATG ATAATTTCACTGAAGGAATTATTCGGttatttggagatgagtatctacgaagacCCACGCCggaggatcttcaacgactactcgatattAGAGAGAAACGCGGATTTCCTGGGATGGTTGGAAGcattgatt GTACGTTAAACGATCTTAATGTCCTCGATCAGTCCcccgtttttgatgacattttggAAGGTCGAGCTCCAAGGGTCCGGTACGTCGTCAACGGACACCAGTATGATTTGGCGTACTACCTCACCgacggtatatatccaaaatggtcaacatttatccaatctatctcaCTCCCCCAAGGTGGTAAAGCAGAGTTATTTTCTAAAGTTCAAGAATCGacccgaaaagatgtggagcgggCTTTCGGAGTATTGCAGGCTCGGTTTGCTATTGTTAAAAACTCAGCTCTTTTATGGGACAAGGCGAAGATAGGGCAGATTAtgcgagcatgtatcatactacacaatatgatGGTCGAAGATGAACGGGATGGATACACTCAGTACAATACAACTTaa
- the LOC106395341 gene encoding uncharacterized protein At1g43920, Chloroplastic-like — protein MHNIFEPYHYPPQPEADDGIPKTCYCGADPVVAASYTSKDPGRRYFTCENADDGDCHIWKWWDVAVMEEMSDFQRQLREVKSQHNESEQKLVKVEETVSELSKKISGIKEMFLLAVCVLLSLFIVIFMVIMLGGRATEVEKARV, from the exons ATGCATAACATCTTCGAGCCGTATCACTACCCTCCACAACCCGAAGCTGACGATGGAATCCCGAAGACTTGCTACTGTGGTGCTGATCCTGTTGTTGCTGCATCGTACACAAGCAAAGACCCAGGCCGAAGGTACTTCACGTGTGAGAACGCCGATGATGGAGACTGCCACATCTGGAAATGGTGGGATGTAGCCGTAATGGAAGAGATGTCTGACTTTCAGAGACAACTTAGGGAGGTTAAGTCTCAACATAACGAGAGTGAGCAGAAGCTGGTTAAGGTAGAGGAGACGGTGTCGGAGTTATCTAAGAAGATCTCAGGGATTAAAGAGATGTTCCTATTGGCTGTTTGTGTCCTGCTGAGTTTGTTCATCGTAATCTTTATGGTGATCATGTTGGGTG GAAGAGCTACGGAGGTTGAAAAGGCGAGAGTCTGA
- the LOC125585801 gene encoding uncharacterized protein LOC125585801 has protein sequence MSSFIPSDYKALDLSGDNYLDWAINTSAVLKSRGLGKCIKYGNDTLACERHRAIMIMRHHLCEDLRDEFGYVNDPHNLWSFLNSRFCEPLLHESKKKWEALRFQDYESVDNYHSDLMRITYSLRLCGELVTNEDLLNKTRDTFHSEEVLLSHQAKGFTTYYDLFSYLLDIEQKKQKRMDNIRRFNDIMEIYYEVLDSEMKISEANKATFDKKRSEEDSEWTLMDHEVGLYIE, from the coding sequence atgtcgagttTCATACCCTCAGATTACAAAGCCCttgatctctctggagataattatcttgATTGGGCTATAAACACTTCAGCCGTcttgaagtctagaggacttgGGAAGTGCATCAAGTATGGCAATGACACCCTTGCGTGTGAAAGACACAGAGCCATAATGATTATGCGACACCATCTCTGTGAGGACCTAAGAGACGAGTTTGGATATGTTAATGATCCTCATAATCTCTGGTCATTTTTGAATTCTAGATTCTGTGAGCCATTGTTGCacgaatccaagaaaaaatggGAAGCTCTAAGGTTCCAGGATTATGAATCCGTGGACAATTATCACTCTGATCTTATGAGAATCACCTATAGTCTTAGACTATGTGGTGAATTGGTAACAAACGAGGATTTGTTAAACAAAACTCGTGACACATTCCATTCAGAGGAAGTGTTGTTATCACATCAGGCCaaaggtttcaccacctatTATGACCTGTTctcatatttattagacattgagCAAAAGAAGCAGAAAAGGATGGATAACATCAGACGGTTTAATGACATCATGGAGATATATTATGAAGTACTAGACAGTGAGATGAAAATCTCTGAAGCTAATAAAGCCACATTTGATAAGAAGAGATCTGAGGAGGATTCCGAGTGGACACTCATGGACCATGAGGTCGGattatacattgaataa
- the LOC106392848 gene encoding uncharacterized protein LOC106392848, which translates to MTDNLHRNLQELDLGVEDEPVALPLDVVNQAAAENRFIIIGRPVIPRRQNIRAIIAALPRQWGHAGLVHGRIVEGRRFQFVFPSEESMENVLRRGPWAFADRMLIMQRWSPLFNPLMLNFIPLWIQIRGIPLQYMNQDVIMHIGRAMGQYMDVDYNAETAVRVEYARVRVNWDVDLPLRFQKNFQFTPGVNTLLKFRYKRLRGFCEVCGMLTHDSGSCLIQNGGMDHDSEDDDEDDNDEPLLVPLAEQGVQIHDIHEMNEENEVPNGVEYQVMEDDEEYNTEPLGDMFSGELESSELSNPIPIYSNSTGDIAGDDARQGKRIMEEPDESSMQALYDSFPP; encoded by the coding sequence ATGACGGATAATCTTCACCGGAATTTACAAGAGTTAGATTTGGGTGTGGAAGATGAACCAGTGGCGCTACCTCTGGATGTGGTCAACCAAGCAGCAGCAGAGAACCGTTTCATCATCATTGGGCGTCCTGTAATCCCAAGGCGTCAAAACATTCGTGCGATTATTGCGGCTTTACCACGACAGTGGGGACATGCAGGGTTGGTCCATGGAAGAATTGTTGAAGGAAGGCGGTTCCAGTTTGTGTTTCCATCCGAGGAATCAATGGAGAATGTCCTCAGGAGAGGTCCCTGGGCGTTTGCTGATCGGATGCTCATAATGCAAAGGTGGTCTCCTCTGTTTAACCCTTTGATGTTGAACTTCATTCCCCTCTGGATCCAGATAAGGGGAATACCGCTCCAGTATATGAACCAAGACGTAATCATGCACATAGGACGCGCGATGGGGCAATACATGGATGTGGATTACAATGCTGAGACGGCAGTTCGTGTGGAGTATGCTCGTGTCAGAGTTAATTGGGATGTTGATCTCCCACTTCGGTTCCAGAAGAACTTCCAGTTCACTCCAGGAGTCAACACTCTCCTCAAATTCCGCTATAAGAGGTTAAGGGGCTTCTGTGAGGTATGTGGAATGCTCACGCATGATTCGGGTAGTTGTTTGATCCAAAATGGTGGAATGGATCATGACtctgaggatgatgatgaagatgataatGATGAACCACTACTTGTTCCTCTGGCGGAACAAGGAGTTCAGATTCATGACATCCATGAGATGAATGAGGAGAATGAAGTACCCAATGGGGTAGAGTATCAGGTaatggaagatgatgaagaataCAATACGGAGCCGTTGGGAGACATGTTTTCAGGAGAATTGGAGTCCAGTGAGCTTTCCAATCCGATTCCAATCTACTCTAACTCCACAGGAGACATTGCAGGGGATGATGCACGTCAAGGCAAGAGAATCATGGAGGAACCAGATGAGAGTTCCATGCAAGCGTTATATGATAGCTTTCCTCCATGA
- the LOC111203172 gene encoding glutathione S-transferase T2-like has protein sequence MDNTSSFVILLNSQNSFDLHSPDPDLFYTQGVDESTRITQYYNSSPLLIGTTPRELIQCKQRWGRINNLVSKFVGCYDTAMRAQKSGQNDDDVMKAALDIYYNDHIIKFSLEHAWRELRHDMKWCSTYQAKDRGKEKHKQVYSVDGEDDGGEPEARPVGVKAAKAASKKKKIGKEEDLSVLQSMFEIKEKIASRKVLERLLAKKEPLSEMETSLKNKLMSERL, from the exons ATGGATAACACTTCTAGTTTTGTGATCCTATTAAATAGCCAAAACTCCTTCGATCTTCATTCACCCGACCCTGATTTGTTCTATACCCAAGGAGTAGATGAGTCTACC AGGATTACCCAGTACTACAACTCAAGCCCTCTCCTCATTGGGACAACACCAAGGGAGCTTATACAGTGCaagcagaggtggggaaggATCAACAATCTAGTCTCCAAGTTCGTGGGATGCTATGACACGGCAATGAGAGCACAGAAGAGTGGTCAAAATGACGACGATGTGATGAAAGCTGCACTAGACATCTACTACAATGACCACATAATCAAGTTCAGTCTCGAACATGCCTGGAGAGAGCTGAGACATGACATGAAATGGTGCTCCACCTATCAGGCTAAGGACAGGGGGAAGGAGAAACACAAGCAAGTGTACTCGGTCGATGGTGAAGATGATGGGGGAGAACCAGAGGCTCGACCAGTTGGGGTGAAGGCTGCTAAAGCAGctagcaagaagaagaaaatcggGAAAGAAGAGGACTTGTCTGTGTTACAGTCCATGTtcgaaataaaagaaaaaattgcaAGCCGTAAAGTCCTCGAGCGCTTACTAGCCAAAAAAGAGCCACTCTCTGAGATGGAAACATCTCTCAAAAACAAGCTTATGTCAGAGAGGTTATGA